A genomic segment from Triticum dicoccoides isolate Atlit2015 ecotype Zavitan chromosome 1A, WEW_v2.0, whole genome shotgun sequence encodes:
- the LOC119366375 gene encoding uncharacterized protein LOC119366375 — MDSAEDRPSLVVEEKDKQPVPFSDAPSPVRAVLNRPWPSSVVIRPEDNPSGKYRTLVATAKDIGDPISPEEIAALEDKEGDDAGTRFYKAAARANVVMRNYIHEHGSLYMMDNSAQVEEIRCKHATAEEMEAKIMKQEMTKEQTYLSELALASFNKRRKVKFELCETLLSRLFYESSHIFTHLNFVAKRKDKKKLFLPR; from the exons ATGGATAGTGCGGAAGATCGACCCTCCTTGGTTGTGGAGGAGAAGGACAAGCAGCCTGTTCCCTTTAGCGACGCTCCGTCTCCAGTGCGCGCTGTGCTCAACCGTCCGTGGCCATCCTCCGTCGTCATCCGGCCGGAGGATAATCCGTCCGGAAAGTACCGCACTCTGGTGGCCaccgccaaggacattggggaccCGATCTCGCCGGAGGAGATAGCCGCGCTGGAGGACAAGGAGGGCGACGACGCAGGCACACGGTTCTACAAGGCAGCTGCTCGGGCCAACGTCGTTATGAGGAATTACATCCATGAACACGGCAGCCTTTACATGATGGACAACTCCGCCCAAGTTGAGGAAATACG TTGCAAGCATGCTACAGCAGAAGAAATGGAAGCGAAGATAATGAAGCAAGAGATGACTAAGGAGCAAACTTATTTATCAGAACTGGCTTTAGCGAGTTTCAACAAGAGGAGAAAG GTGAAGTTTGAGTTGTGTGAGACATTGCTTTCTAGGCTCTTTTACGAGAGCAGCCATATTTTTACGCACCTAAATTTCGTCGCCAAGCGCAAGGATAAGAAGAAACTCTTTTTGCCGAGATAG